A genomic region of Bacillota bacterium contains the following coding sequences:
- a CDS encoding SDR family oxidoreductase has translation MRRLLIVGATSPLARYMAHEFAKQGDALFLAARDGDELERVASDVRIRFGTTVYSGRFDAAAIETHEAFWQQVVQAMDGLDGVVWVAGSMDGLEEAFREPQAVRRLIDVNFTGAASLLTLAACYFEQRGTGFIAGVSSVAGDRGRGQNYPYGAAKGGLSLFLQGLRNRLSKKGVQVTTIKPGFIDTRMTWGRDKLPFLASPQRVARESVQAILRGRDIAYVPAVWWLVMLVMRSIPERVFKKMNI, from the coding sequence ATGAGACGGTTGCTGATTGTCGGGGCGACCTCTCCGCTGGCGCGCTACATGGCGCACGAGTTCGCGAAGCAGGGAGATGCGCTTTTCCTTGCCGCGCGCGATGGGGACGAGCTGGAGCGCGTTGCCAGCGATGTGCGTATCCGCTTTGGGACGACCGTTTACAGCGGACGTTTTGATGCCGCCGCCATCGAGACGCATGAGGCGTTCTGGCAGCAGGTGGTGCAGGCAATGGACGGATTGGACGGTGTGGTGTGGGTGGCGGGTAGCATGGACGGACTGGAAGAGGCGTTCCGTGAACCACAGGCGGTGCGGCGGCTGATAGACGTCAACTTCACTGGCGCAGCGTCGCTACTAACGCTGGCGGCTTGCTACTTCGAGCAGCGGGGAACGGGGTTCATCGCGGGGGTCAGCTCGGTGGCGGGCGACCGCGGGCGCGGGCAGAACTACCCCTACGGCGCAGCGAAGGGTGGTTTGTCGCTATTCCTGCAGGGTCTGCGCAACCGGCTGAGCAAGAAGGGGGTACAGGTCACGACCATCAAGCCCGGTTTCATCGATACGCGGATGACGTGGGGGCGGGATAAGCTGCCGTTTCTGGCATCGCCACAGCGGGTGGCACGGGAGAGCGTGCAGGCTATCCTGCGCGGCAGAGACATCGCCTACGTGCCCGCCGTGTGGTGGCTGGTGATGCTGGTCATGCGCAGCATCCCCGAGCGTGTGTTCAAGAAGATGAACATTTAG
- a CDS encoding cyanophycinase, translated as MTPQGTVLLAGGGVTLPETVRAFIRFAGGVDARIVILAHTQSDLHEAGEQSVALFEQHGARNVVAPDSMQAETLASHLHEASGVWIPGGDQNRLMRLLGHSSAFRQAIQGVLRRGGVVGGTSAGASLMGRWMPTGERNAREAVRRGAVSLGRGLDLLPNTIVDQHFIRRNRWARLLCAVLEHPDCVGIGLDEGAWAVVQANQLRVYRGQVVVLRAVTTPRETGRLMGCRDLRMSLLLEGDTLLLGERRG; from the coding sequence ATGACACCACAAGGCACTGTGCTGTTAGCAGGCGGAGGAGTAACCCTACCTGAGACAGTGCGAGCGTTCATTCGGTTTGCTGGCGGTGTGGACGCGCGTATCGTTATTCTGGCGCACACACAATCGGACCTCCACGAGGCTGGCGAGCAGTCGGTGGCTCTGTTCGAGCAGCATGGCGCCCGCAACGTGGTAGCCCCCGATTCGATGCAGGCAGAGACGCTTGCCAGCCACCTTCACGAAGCCAGTGGGGTATGGATTCCTGGCGGCGACCAGAACCGCTTGATGCGGCTGTTGGGACACTCCAGTGCGTTCCGTCAGGCGATACAGGGGGTGTTGCGTCGCGGCGGCGTCGTTGGCGGAACCAGTGCTGGTGCCTCGCTAATGGGTCGCTGGATGCCAACCGGCGAACGCAACGCCAGAGAGGCTGTGCGACGGGGGGCAGTCTCGCTAGGACGTGGGTTAGACCTGCTGCCGAACACCATCGTGGACCAGCACTTCATCCGCCGCAATCGGTGGGCGCGGCTGCTGTGCGCGGTGCTGGAACATCCCGACTGTGTGGGCATCGGTCTGGACGAAGGGGCATGGGCAGTCGTGCAGGCTAATCAGTTGCGCGTATACAGAGGGCAGGTGGTGGTGCTTCGGGCAGTTACTACCCCGCGTGAAACGGGGCGGCTGATGGGCTGCCGCGACCTTCGGATGAGCCTGCTGTTGGAAGGCGATACTCTCTTGCTGGGCGAGCGGCGTGGCTAA
- a CDS encoding fasciclin domain-containing protein, producing MKVLRKLIAAGAVTMVLAILVMPAARAAEKDIVDTAIAAGQFNTLVKLVQEAGLVDALRGEGPFTVFAPTDQAFAKLPKAQVDALLKDKEALRQVLLYHVVSGKVTSDQVVKLKSAKTLQGAEIKIATSRGKVRINKANVVKADIMCTNGVIHVIDTVILPPKQTQKKTY from the coding sequence ATGAAGGTTTTGCGGAAGCTGATTGCCGCCGGAGCAGTGACGATGGTTCTGGCAATATTGGTAATGCCTGCCGCTCGCGCGGCGGAGAAGGACATCGTGGACACCGCTATTGCAGCGGGTCAGTTCAACACGCTGGTGAAGCTGGTGCAGGAAGCGGGGCTGGTGGACGCCCTGCGTGGTGAGGGTCCCTTCACCGTGTTTGCTCCGACCGACCAGGCGTTCGCCAAACTGCCGAAGGCGCAGGTGGACGCCCTGCTGAAGGACAAGGAAGCGCTCAGGCAGGTGTTGCTGTACCATGTGGTCAGCGGGAAGGTTACCTCCGACCAGGTCGTCAAGCTCAAGAGCGCGAAGACCCTGCAGGGAGCGGAGATTAAGATAGCCACCTCGCGCGGCAAGGTGCGCATCAACAAAGCGAACGTGGTGAAGGCAGACATCATGTGCACCAATGGCGTGATTCACGTCATCGACACCGTGATTCTGCCTCCGAAGCAGACACAGAAGAAGACCTACTAA
- a CDS encoding SDR family oxidoreductase produces the protein MLSEKVAIVTGGTSGIGLALTKRLLDEGANVGVCGLSAEGIARVTALDPSGDSLIAMQADVRSREDCQRFVERVVLDFGRLDMVIHSAGVGHLGAFADTDEQTYDRLFDTNVKGLYHIAQVSLPHLTQAGGGHIVAIAGILGIKPLANGSIYAASKYAVVGMCQSLSHELRRQNIRVSVICPSGVDSPFWEGIPGKPRADMLLQPEDVADAIIQLLQMPAHVTPNLLVMQHLNHQIWP, from the coding sequence ATGCTGTCGGAGAAGGTTGCCATCGTCACGGGAGGCACGAGTGGTATCGGGCTTGCGCTCACCAAACGCCTGCTGGATGAAGGAGCGAATGTGGGCGTGTGTGGGCTGTCGGCAGAGGGGATAGCACGGGTGACGGCGTTAGACCCCTCGGGCGACTCGCTCATCGCCATGCAGGCGGATGTGCGCTCTCGTGAGGACTGCCAGCGCTTTGTGGAGCGAGTCGTGTTAGATTTCGGCAGGCTGGACATGGTGATACACTCGGCGGGGGTGGGGCATCTGGGCGCGTTTGCCGACACCGATGAACAGACCTACGACCGCCTTTTCGATACCAACGTCAAAGGGCTTTACCACATCGCTCAGGTGTCGTTGCCCCATCTGACGCAAGCGGGGGGCGGGCACATCGTCGCCATCGCGGGCATACTGGGCATCAAGCCGCTGGCGAACGGCAGTATCTACGCTGCCAGCAAATACGCGGTGGTGGGCATGTGCCAGTCGCTGTCGCACGAGCTGCGTCGGCAGAACATTCGGGTCAGCGTCATCTGTCCTTCGGGCGTAGACAGTCCGTTCTGGGAAGGCATTCCGGGCAAACCGCGTGCGGACATGCTGTTACAACCCGAGGACGTCGCGGACGCCATCATCCAGTTGCTGCAGATGCCCGCGCACGTCACGCCTAACCTGCTGGTGATGCAACACCTCAACCACCAGATTTGGCCGTAA
- the rbsK gene encoding ribokinase has product MARVVVVGSANMDMVVRAPRIPRPGETIVGTQFVMVPGGKGANQAVAAARLGAHVTFVARVGNDLFGDHNLEGYQHEGIDCRFIVRDEETPSGVALIAVDAEGQNAIVVAPGANMRLAPEDVERAEEAIAKADVVLAQLEVPIPTVTRTADLAHKHGKRMILNPAPAPRQPLPSELLRHVDILTPNETEAQSICNAPAYASAESMGQALRALGVPTVIITLGAEGVLLQDATGAQRMPAYPVQAIDTTAAGDAFAGALAVALAEGKGIEAAVQFAQRAAALSVTRLGAQPSLPYRAEVEE; this is encoded by the coding sequence GCACGAGTGGTCGTGGTCGGCAGTGCAAACATGGACATGGTGGTGCGCGCCCCGCGCATTCCACGACCGGGCGAGACCATCGTCGGGACGCAGTTTGTCATGGTGCCCGGCGGAAAGGGCGCGAACCAGGCGGTGGCGGCGGCACGTCTCGGCGCGCACGTGACCTTTGTGGCGCGGGTGGGCAACGACCTCTTTGGCGACCATAATCTGGAAGGCTATCAGCACGAAGGGATCGACTGCCGCTTCATCGTGCGGGATGAAGAGACCCCGTCCGGAGTGGCGTTGATTGCAGTGGACGCGGAAGGGCAAAACGCGATTGTGGTCGCGCCCGGCGCCAATATGCGGCTGGCTCCGGAGGATGTCGAGCGGGCGGAGGAAGCCATCGCAAAGGCGGACGTCGTGCTGGCGCAGCTGGAGGTGCCCATCCCCACCGTGACCCGAACCGCCGATTTGGCACACAAGCACGGCAAGCGGATGATTCTGAACCCAGCCCCTGCGCCCAGACAACCCCTGCCTTCTGAGCTCTTGCGACACGTAGACATCCTGACGCCCAACGAAACCGAGGCACAGAGCATCTGCAACGCGCCCGCGTATGCCTCTGCGGAATCGATGGGGCAGGCGCTGCGTGCGCTGGGCGTGCCGACAGTGATTATCACCCTGGGCGCGGAAGGAGTACTGCTTCAGGACGCCACAGGTGCCCAGCGGATGCCCGCCTACCCAGTTCAAGCCATAGATACAACAGCTGCCGGGGATGCCTTCGCGGGCGCGCTGGCGGTTGCGCTGGCGGAGGGCAAGGGCATCGAGGCCGCCGTGCAGTTTGCCCAGCGCGCCGCTGCCCTGTCGGTGACCCGCCTGGGAGCGCAGCCGTCCCTGCCCTACCGCGCAGAGGTGGAGGAATAG